In Maridesulfovibrio frigidus DSM 17176, a genomic segment contains:
- a CDS encoding tetratricopeptide repeat protein — protein MQNNANLRGKQTVILTVAAGLVLMLMFSFMSKSQQPSQQARPSAQNSGQSGESNPAGAAMSEEQSGHIAHLMKSLNEDPNDTEALYGLGELFLDMNSLDKAAFFLERLIKLQPENKDALYLYGVVQLKQDKTMQSVETFEKVVKLDPGHYHSYYYLGMILRHELGQQEKGAQYLQKILDINPDHKELIDAVKQELARK, from the coding sequence ATGCAAAACAATGCAAACCTTCGGGGAAAACAAACTGTGATTCTGACAGTGGCGGCAGGATTAGTTCTAATGCTTATGTTCTCATTCATGTCGAAATCGCAACAGCCGTCTCAGCAAGCTCGTCCTTCTGCTCAGAATTCTGGTCAGAGCGGGGAATCCAATCCTGCCGGTGCAGCTATGAGCGAAGAACAAAGCGGTCATATTGCGCACCTGATGAAGAGCTTGAATGAAGATCCGAATGACACCGAAGCTCTTTACGGTCTTGGCGAGTTATTCTTAGACATGAATTCGCTGGATAAAGCTGCTTTCTTCTTAGAAAGATTGATCAAACTCCAGCCGGAAAACAAAGACGCTTTATACCTATACGGAGTAGTTCAGCTGAAGCAGGATAAAACCATGCAGTCCGTTGAAACATTTGAAAAGGTAGTAAAACTTGATCCGGGCCACTACCATTCCTACTATTACTTAGGAATGATTCTACGGCACGAGTTAGGACAACAAGAAAAAGGGGCCCAATATCTGCAAAAGATTCTCGATATCAACCCTGACCACAAAGAATTAATCGACGCAGTTAAACAAGAACTGGCTAGAAAATAA
- a CDS encoding deoxyribodipyrimidine photo-lyase: MRVNEKRIYALNDISNIGNPDSCGGPVLYWMSREHRVQDNWGLIHARMLAGDSRPLVVVFVMSPSFMCATFRQCDFMLKGLEEVAGGLSKLGIPFVLRVGSPAAELVKFANEIGASVVVTDFNPLKMEQSWQRAAAGALHIPLMEVDGRNIVPARFVSDKHEYSARTIRLKIHRLLFEFLEEFPKITPMNISPPDVDPPDWNGAYRAINVDRSILPVETDPGEIAASIALQFFIKNKLKNYAEKRNDPNAEATSRLSAYFNFGQLAPQRAALDVHGTGGGEGQDAFLEELIVRRELSENFCFYNPDYASLNGAPNWAVKTLDEHRADPRQYVYTREEFEQGRTHSLLWNAAQNQMRRTGYMHGYMRMYWAKKILEWSPSPEDALKTAIILNDRYQLDGRSPNGYVGALWSIAGLHDRAWKGRPVYGTVRYMNERGCRRKFNVNEYISRWS, encoded by the coding sequence ATGCGGGTGAATGAAAAACGTATTTATGCCCTGAATGATATATCAAATATCGGAAATCCTGATAGTTGCGGTGGTCCCGTGCTTTATTGGATGAGCCGTGAGCACCGTGTTCAGGATAACTGGGGGCTGATTCATGCTCGTATGCTAGCTGGGGATTCGCGTCCGCTGGTAGTTGTTTTTGTAATGTCGCCAAGTTTTATGTGTGCTACTTTTCGGCAGTGTGATTTCATGCTTAAGGGGCTTGAAGAGGTTGCCGGAGGTTTATCGAAGTTAGGTATTCCATTTGTTCTTCGCGTGGGATCTCCTGCCGCTGAGCTGGTGAAGTTTGCAAATGAAATTGGTGCGAGTGTTGTGGTCACTGACTTTAATCCATTGAAAATGGAACAGTCGTGGCAGAGGGCTGCCGCTGGTGCATTGCATATTCCGCTTATGGAAGTTGATGGACGAAACATTGTTCCTGCCCGCTTTGTTTCAGATAAACATGAATATTCGGCCCGCACTATCAGGCTTAAAATACATCGCCTTCTCTTTGAATTCTTAGAAGAATTCCCAAAAATAACACCTATGAATATTTCTCCTCCCGATGTCGATCCCCCGGATTGGAATGGAGCTTATCGAGCTATTAATGTGGATAGGTCAATTCTGCCTGTTGAAACTGATCCTGGAGAGATTGCAGCAAGCATAGCGTTGCAGTTCTTCATCAAAAATAAGCTTAAAAATTATGCAGAGAAGCGTAATGACCCCAATGCAGAAGCCACTTCTCGTCTATCCGCATATTTTAATTTTGGGCAATTAGCCCCGCAAAGAGCTGCTTTGGATGTGCACGGCACAGGTGGCGGTGAAGGACAGGATGCGTTCTTGGAAGAACTGATTGTCCGCCGTGAACTGTCAGAAAATTTTTGTTTCTATAATCCAGATTATGCATCCTTAAACGGAGCACCCAATTGGGCAGTTAAGACTCTTGATGAGCATCGAGCTGACCCGCGTCAATACGTATATACCCGCGAAGAATTTGAGCAGGGACGTACGCATTCTCTTTTGTGGAATGCAGCCCAGAACCAAATGCGCAGGACAGGGTATATGCACGGTTACATGCGGATGTACTGGGCTAAGAAAATACTAGAATGGTCACCTTCGCCTGAGGATGCACTCAAAACGGCGATAATATTAAATGATCGTTATCAGCTTGATGGAAGGTCTCCGAATGGATACGTGGGGGCTCTTTGGTCCATAGCGGGATTACATGATCGTGCTTGGAAGGGGCGGCCTGTTTATGGAACTGTTCGCTATATGAATGAGCGTGGGTGTCGTCGTAAATTCAATGTAAATGAGTATATTTCTCGTTGGAGTTGA
- a CDS encoding putative bifunctional diguanylate cyclase/phosphodiesterase: MHTLKEPTNLILFAEIGLGLIILITSAACYRSLVKHIRKNEEELYRFTKTTFTILISFICAFMVSYSLVLFSVIFDQHYNFNSLFGPILFLGSVYVLATAYFNVGLFKKLLASNVELKKQTLHDYMTGLPNKLFLIRKIDQALAKKRKNPKNCFAIAFIDILNFKRVNDSFGHIIGDKVLIQTSKRIASAVRKVDTVGRLGGDDFIILIEDVTPREAIWFMKKIRGILINPYNIDGIEFKLDISYGICTDEYERQSENGRPADLINKANMAMRRSKKRGKNNFTMFVESMFNSAQDLLKFENDFKNGLVNNEFILVFQPQYRLHPELTVSGFEALVRWNHPKKGLISPLEFIPIAEKTGLILKLDRYVLDNACRIWSEWLHKNPLCSKQHISVNISASHVTDSSFIRLVQATILKYGLPDDSLVIEITESAIVDAPGLASQKLNLLQSLNVKCAIDDFGTGYSSLAYLTRFPTDILKIDRSFIDGIESSTSAKQIVKSVIDLAHGMNMIAIAEGVELYSQMKILEDLKCDIVQGFFLAKPLSEEEAFAVSKEVKSIRPTQ, from the coding sequence ATGCATACCCTGAAAGAACCCACGAACCTAATCCTTTTCGCCGAGATAGGCTTAGGCCTCATCATTCTTATTACAAGTGCGGCATGCTACCGAAGCTTGGTTAAGCATATCCGCAAAAATGAAGAAGAGCTGTATCGCTTCACCAAAACGACTTTCACCATACTTATATCATTCATATGTGCATTCATGGTTAGTTATTCGCTTGTACTATTTTCCGTAATATTTGATCAACATTATAACTTTAATTCGTTATTCGGACCGATACTTTTCCTTGGATCCGTATATGTTCTCGCCACTGCTTATTTCAATGTGGGATTATTTAAAAAACTACTGGCTTCGAATGTAGAGCTAAAAAAACAGACCCTTCACGATTACATGACAGGCCTACCAAACAAGCTTTTCCTCATACGCAAAATAGATCAGGCTCTCGCAAAAAAACGCAAAAACCCAAAAAATTGTTTCGCTATTGCATTTATTGATATTTTGAATTTCAAGCGTGTAAATGACAGTTTCGGCCACATTATCGGTGATAAAGTCCTAATTCAAACATCTAAAAGAATAGCAAGTGCTGTCCGCAAAGTAGATACAGTGGGAAGGCTCGGCGGAGACGACTTTATCATTTTGATAGAAGACGTAACCCCGCGTGAAGCTATCTGGTTCATGAAAAAAATACGCGGAATCCTAATAAATCCATATAATATAGATGGAATAGAATTTAAACTAGATATCAGCTATGGAATCTGCACAGATGAGTATGAAAGGCAAAGCGAAAATGGACGGCCTGCAGACCTTATCAACAAAGCTAATATGGCCATGCGTCGCTCAAAAAAACGTGGCAAAAACAACTTTACAATGTTTGTTGAGTCAATGTTTAACTCTGCCCAAGATTTATTAAAATTTGAAAATGATTTCAAAAACGGGCTAGTTAACAATGAATTCATCCTTGTTTTTCAGCCACAATACAGACTTCACCCTGAGCTGACGGTTTCAGGATTTGAGGCCCTTGTGCGCTGGAATCACCCAAAGAAAGGCTTAATAAGTCCCTTAGAATTTATCCCGATTGCGGAAAAAACCGGACTGATACTAAAATTAGACAGATACGTTCTTGATAATGCCTGTAGAATATGGTCCGAATGGCTGCACAAAAACCCACTCTGCTCTAAGCAGCATATATCAGTGAACATAAGCGCTTCACATGTTACAGACTCATCATTTATCCGTTTAGTTCAAGCAACAATATTGAAATACGGACTTCCAGATGACTCGTTAGTAATAGAAATAACTGAATCAGCAATTGTTGACGCCCCGGGCTTAGCATCTCAAAAACTCAATTTGCTACAAAGTTTAAACGTTAAATGCGCGATTGATGATTTCGGAACTGGCTATTCATCATTAGCATATCTAACAAGGTTCCCGACTGACATTCTTAAAATAGATCGTAGTTTCATTGATGGAATAGAGTCATCCACAAGCGCAAAACAAATAGTAAAGTCTGTTATTGATCTGGCACACGGAATGAACATGATCGCGATTGCAGAAGGCGTTGAACTTTACTCTCAAATGAAGATCCTCGAAGATCTCAAATGTGACATCGTCCAAGGTTTTTTTCTAGCAAAACCTCTCTCTGAGGAAGAAGCTTTTGCGGTCTCAAAAGAAGTAAAATCTATAAGACCGACACAATAA
- a CDS encoding SDR family oxidoreductase, translated as MSDLIKNQSGEYSLDNISREDRSNYIICVLGATGYVGGRLVPELLEKGWRVRAVGRSISKLKCRPFASHERCEVAAADLFDSSSLLNVLSGCYAAYYLVHSMQGSGGDFAAKDRTAAQNAVQGAQEAGLERIIYLGGLIPDDPHISHHLKSRAEVGEILSGGKVPCTIFRAGVILGSGSASFEMIRYLVDRLPVMITPKWVQTETQPISIRDVVFYLAGSLEHSETVGDAFDIGGPYIETYERLFRIYQDEAGLHRRLIIPVPLLTPYLSSCWLGLVSPIPLGLARPLVMGLRNRVVCKDYRIRDIMPCELTDCRLAIRRALDKVQQQIVDSCWSDAGAISNPEWAACGDAGYAGGTVFHTAYRIKLEGCREKLWKDILGIGGKNGWYSWNFLWQIRGLIDKIFGGVGLNRGRRNSENVMVGDALDFWRVIDVQPDERLLLLAEMKVPGEALLEFTLEPEGDEKTVLTMTARFLPRGVGGLAYWWSVYPFHSIVFKGMAKALAANTSCKVLEGPTLIKGSAPRCHLPKV; from the coding sequence ATGTCTGACTTGATAAAAAATCAAAGTGGTGAATATTCATTGGATAATATTTCCCGTGAAGACCGCAGTAATTATATCATTTGTGTCCTTGGTGCGACTGGTTATGTCGGCGGTAGGCTTGTTCCTGAATTACTTGAAAAAGGTTGGCGGGTTCGAGCTGTGGGGCGTTCAATATCCAAACTTAAATGTCGTCCATTTGCCTCACATGAGCGCTGTGAAGTTGCCGCTGCTGATCTTTTTGATTCCTCATCATTACTGAATGTACTCAGTGGATGTTATGCCGCCTATTACCTCGTGCATTCCATGCAGGGTAGTGGAGGAGATTTTGCGGCAAAAGACCGTACTGCCGCACAGAATGCTGTCCAAGGAGCACAAGAAGCCGGACTTGAGAGAATCATATATTTAGGAGGATTGATCCCTGACGATCCGCACATCAGCCATCATTTGAAATCACGGGCTGAAGTCGGCGAGATTTTGTCAGGCGGTAAAGTCCCTTGCACCATATTCAGGGCGGGCGTAATTCTCGGATCAGGTAGTGCCTCATTTGAAATGATCCGCTATCTAGTAGATCGTTTACCTGTGATGATAACCCCGAAATGGGTACAGACAGAAACTCAGCCTATCAGCATCCGTGATGTGGTTTTTTACCTTGCCGGAAGTCTTGAACATTCGGAGACAGTCGGAGATGCTTTCGATATCGGTGGTCCTTATATTGAAACATACGAACGGTTGTTTCGAATTTATCAGGACGAAGCAGGATTACACAGACGTCTAATAATACCTGTCCCACTTCTTACCCCGTACCTTTCATCGTGCTGGCTTGGACTGGTTTCTCCCATCCCTCTAGGCCTTGCCAGGCCTCTAGTTATGGGGCTCCGTAACCGGGTGGTTTGCAAAGATTACCGCATTCGTGACATTATGCCATGTGAATTGACTGACTGTCGTTTAGCCATACGAAGGGCGCTCGATAAAGTTCAGCAACAGATTGTTGACTCGTGTTGGTCTGATGCAGGGGCAATCAGCAATCCTGAATGGGCCGCCTGCGGTGATGCTGGCTATGCTGGAGGAACTGTTTTTCATACGGCATACCGGATCAAGCTTGAGGGTTGTCGTGAAAAATTATGGAAAGATATTCTCGGAATCGGCGGAAAAAACGGCTGGTACAGTTGGAATTTTCTATGGCAAATTCGCGGCCTGATTGATAAAATTTTCGGCGGTGTAGGTCTTAATCGGGGACGTAGGAACTCTGAAAATGTTATGGTCGGCGACGCATTGGATTTTTGGCGGGTTATTGATGTTCAGCCGGACGAGAGACTCTTGCTGCTTGCGGAAATGAAAGTACCAGGCGAGGCGTTACTCGAATTTACGCTGGAACCGGAAGGGGACGAAAAGACTGTGCTGACAATGACGGCCCGCTTTTTACCCCGCGGAGTTGGCGGGCTAGCGTATTGGTGGAGTGTATATCCGTTTCACAGCATAGTTTTCAAGGGGATGGCAAAGGCACTAGCTGCTAATACTTCATGTAAAGTTCTAGAGGGTCCGACTCTGATAAAGGGTAGTGCTCCTAGGTGCCACTTGCCGAAAGTGTAA
- a CDS encoding UUP1 family membrane protein, which produces MKNKNKNQLLILISLLLILGVGVSVYKISVLGFSLSPDAKETVWTVEAAVTFVADGGPVEVSLNMPDNLNDLVVANIQEQAPGFDFKSVVKNGSSRGIWTAKSATGPHKIYMRADVYRQDVAGVRSAKGRENGPKISILTGSAKTLADSLIKDARKKGNDPVIVSKELLRLMNQPELNVSSSRLLEMKSEFGGSLGLAQVLLNQAGVTSQRVKGLFLNGEGKKRKIKGYLEIKKGDSWVMLDPAKATEIDSDSFLLWQVNNESMLEVIGGSKSKLSFSTVTTKILANQVAIDTGLNKDSLLIDFSIYSLPLQAQNSFKLLLLIPFGALIVVIMRNLVGVSTSGTFLPILIALTFLQTSLLAGLALFLLIVSVGLVLRSYLSHLNLLLVPRISAVLVFVIIIYLAISVISYKMGSDVGLLVTFFPMIIISWTIERMSILWEEEGPKEVFIQGGGTLLTASLIYLLLSNRFVGHLTYSFPELLLVVLAVILMIGSYTGYRLSELRRFEPLGRD; this is translated from the coding sequence ATGAAAAATAAAAATAAGAATCAGTTACTTATTCTAATCAGCTTACTTCTTATTTTAGGAGTTGGTGTTTCGGTTTATAAGATTTCAGTTCTTGGCTTTTCACTGTCGCCTGATGCGAAGGAAACCGTTTGGACCGTTGAGGCCGCGGTAACTTTTGTTGCAGATGGTGGACCTGTGGAAGTTTCTTTGAATATGCCGGACAATCTTAACGATCTTGTTGTTGCCAATATTCAGGAGCAGGCTCCGGGGTTTGATTTTAAAAGCGTCGTTAAAAACGGTTCAAGCCGTGGAATATGGACAGCTAAATCCGCTACTGGACCCCATAAAATTTATATGCGGGCGGATGTTTATCGTCAGGATGTTGCCGGAGTAAGGTCTGCTAAAGGGCGTGAGAACGGTCCGAAAATTTCGATCCTAACAGGTTCTGCTAAGACTTTGGCGGATTCATTGATTAAGGATGCCAGAAAAAAAGGCAATGATCCTGTAATCGTTTCGAAGGAATTGCTCAGACTTATGAATCAGCCTGAGTTAAATGTAAGCTCTTCAAGGCTTCTTGAGATGAAAAGTGAGTTCGGCGGATCTCTTGGTCTTGCACAGGTTTTACTTAATCAAGCCGGAGTTACTTCTCAGCGGGTTAAGGGACTCTTTCTTAACGGTGAAGGCAAAAAACGTAAGATTAAAGGCTATTTGGAGATTAAAAAAGGTGATTCGTGGGTGATGCTTGATCCGGCGAAGGCTACTGAAATTGACTCCGATTCATTCCTACTCTGGCAGGTCAATAACGAGTCTATGCTGGAAGTGATAGGCGGAAGTAAATCAAAACTTTCCTTTTCGACTGTTACTACCAAAATTTTGGCGAATCAGGTTGCAATCGATACTGGTCTGAATAAAGACTCTCTGCTGATAGATTTTTCAATTTACAGCCTACCCTTGCAGGCGCAGAATTCATTTAAATTGCTATTGTTGATTCCTTTCGGAGCCTTAATTGTCGTTATTATGCGCAACCTTGTGGGCGTCAGTACCTCGGGAACATTTTTGCCGATTTTGATCGCATTGACCTTTTTGCAGACTTCTCTTCTGGCTGGATTAGCGTTGTTTTTACTTATAGTTAGTGTCGGGCTTGTTTTGCGGTCATATCTCAGTCATTTGAATTTGCTGCTTGTTCCGCGAATATCGGCAGTTCTGGTTTTTGTCATTATCATCTATCTCGCCATTTCGGTGATAAGCTATAAAATGGGCAGCGATGTAGGACTTCTGGTTACGTTCTTCCCGATGATCATTATCTCGTGGACCATCGAGCGTATGTCTATCTTATGGGAGGAGGAAGGTCCGAAGGAGGTTTTTATTCAGGGTGGCGGAACACTGCTGACAGCATCTCTTATCTATCTTTTGCTATCTAATCGTTTCGTCGGGCACCTGACTTACTCTTTCCCCGAACTATTGCTGGTTGTGTTGGCTGTAATCCTGATGATCGGTAGCTATACCGGATACAGGCTTAGTGAACTTCGTCGCTTTGAACCGCTTGGAAGGGACTAG
- a CDS encoding ATP-dependent zinc protease family protein has translation MKLWVSVLLLVLAFTLGACGPKQTQSSDPTVSVKMEDSAAKPAAKESKPEVNEAAPVLKLKPESKSEAEVEPAPEVKKPKSFNDMLIIGQKEYVFIDEAKMKLAARIDTGATTSSVSATKIQRYERDGKKWVRFTMTSPAGQSVQIERPLKRVASIKRHGMPDQERPVVELHVILGSINTKSEFTLTDRSKFEFPVLIGRTFLGGRAVVDVTLDYETSPMSDENEK, from the coding sequence ATGAAATTATGGGTATCTGTTCTACTTTTAGTGCTGGCATTTACGCTTGGTGCTTGTGGGCCGAAGCAAACGCAGTCTTCCGATCCTACTGTATCTGTGAAAATGGAAGATAGCGCGGCTAAACCCGCGGCTAAGGAATCCAAACCGGAAGTTAATGAGGCTGCGCCTGTGCTTAAACTTAAACCTGAATCTAAGTCCGAAGCAGAAGTAGAGCCTGCACCGGAGGTAAAAAAGCCCAAGTCTTTTAATGATATGCTTATTATCGGTCAGAAAGAATACGTTTTTATTGATGAAGCAAAAATGAAGCTTGCTGCTAGAATAGATACAGGTGCAACGACTTCTTCAGTAAGCGCAACTAAAATTCAGCGTTATGAAAGGGACGGAAAAAAGTGGGTACGTTTTACAATGACATCTCCCGCTGGACAATCTGTTCAAATAGAGCGGCCGCTAAAGCGTGTTGCTTCAATTAAACGTCACGGGATGCCCGATCAGGAAAGGCCCGTTGTTGAACTACACGTGATTCTTGGGTCCATAAATACTAAATCAGAATTTACTCTGACTGATCGTTCCAAGTTCGAATTTCCCGTGCTTATCGGGCGTACTTTCTTAGGTGGCAGGGCCGTTGTTGATGTCACTTTAGATTACGAAACTTCACCGATGAGCGATGAAAATGAAAAATAA
- a CDS encoding DUF805 domain-containing protein: protein MKLYFEVFKKFSDFFGKAKRDEFCAFAMISTAVIVAFEIAIFSVENLFALKVLNTLLGVYVVATVLPSIALIMRRLHCIGRSRRMVILLLIPIVGAIYLVWLCLQEDKLEGCKSHHPTA from the coding sequence ATGAAATTATATTTTGAAGTTTTTAAAAAGTTCAGCGATTTTTTTGGCAAAGCTAAGAGAGATGAATTTTGTGCTTTTGCTATGATCAGCACTGCTGTGATAGTCGCTTTTGAGATTGCAATTTTCAGTGTCGAAAATTTGTTTGCTCTCAAGGTTTTAAACACACTGTTAGGTGTTTATGTGGTTGCTACAGTGCTGCCTAGTATAGCTCTTATTATGCGCCGCTTGCATTGCATAGGGCGAAGTAGACGAATGGTTATTTTATTGCTGATTCCTATTGTGGGTGCAATTTACCTCGTCTGGTTGTGCTTGCAGGAGGATAAACTTGAAGGGTGTAAGTCTCATCATCCCACAGCTTAG
- a CDS encoding alpha-L-glutamate ligase-like protein, whose protein sequence is MLRFISPSKLREHGIVGMNMRNVRHIAENNPRHLYPSVDDKLKTKILAEAAGIAVPRLLGVIRVQKHVKQMVPFLKDEPNFVVKPAKGSGGKGILVITGREGDGFVKPSGEVIDEHDLHRHASNTLSGLFSLGGNPDVAMIEEMVQFADVFEGFTYQGVPDLRIIVYKGFPIMSMARLSTANSDGKANLHQGAVGAGIDIGKGRALLAIQHGLPIEVHPDTKRPLSELVIPDWVECLRLASSCYEMTKLGYLGADIVLDANKGPLILELNARPGLAIQMANGYGLNPRVDLVDSVADQNLSVAERVDFSMREFGKL, encoded by the coding sequence ATGCTACGTTTTATATCACCATCAAAATTGCGGGAGCATGGCATTGTCGGCATGAATATGCGAAATGTGCGGCATATCGCCGAGAATAACCCACGGCATTTATACCCCAGTGTAGATGACAAATTGAAGACCAAAATTCTTGCTGAAGCTGCTGGAATTGCCGTCCCGAGATTGCTGGGAGTTATCCGCGTTCAAAAGCACGTTAAGCAAATGGTACCATTTTTAAAGGATGAGCCGAACTTTGTCGTGAAGCCAGCCAAGGGAAGCGGCGGAAAAGGGATACTCGTAATTACGGGCCGTGAGGGTGATGGTTTTGTGAAGCCCAGCGGAGAAGTCATTGATGAGCATGATCTTCATCGCCATGCATCAAATACCCTGAGTGGATTATTCAGTCTTGGCGGAAACCCTGATGTGGCAATGATTGAAGAAATGGTGCAGTTTGCGGACGTTTTTGAGGGGTTCACTTACCAAGGGGTTCCAGACCTTCGAATTATCGTTTATAAAGGGTTTCCCATAATGTCCATGGCGCGCCTTTCCACAGCAAATTCTGATGGTAAAGCAAATCTTCATCAGGGCGCAGTTGGCGCTGGTATAGATATCGGAAAAGGGCGCGCACTACTTGCTATTCAGCATGGTCTGCCTATTGAAGTTCACCCCGATACGAAGAGGCCATTGTCTGAATTGGTTATTCCGGACTGGGTGGAATGTTTACGTCTTGCATCGAGTTGTTATGAAATGACCAAGCTTGGCTATCTCGGCGCTGATATCGTTTTGGATGCGAATAAAGGGCCGCTCATACTTGAGCTGAACGCGCGTCCGGGCCTCGCAATTCAGATGGCGAATGGGTATGGGCTTAACCCGCGTGTAGATCTTGTGGATTCGGTTGCTGATCAGAATTTATCGGTGGCTGAGCGGGTAGACTTTTCCATGAGAGAATTTGGTAAGTTGTAA